ctgcagcggagcgcgcaaacttaaccactcggccacggggccagcccccacagatatcagtttttaaaagctgaaaagagAATCAGCAACCTGATCTAAGGGCATATGTCCATGTATTTTTGCCTCAGTTAACAAAATGGAATTTGAAAAGATGCAGTTAACAGACATGAATTGTAGAATAGTCAACTTCAGTGTACGTTGAATAAAAGATATAGAAAGgttgaataaagaaaatgaggcaagATAGTGGATACATCATCTATTTTtgagagaaaacaagaaatcCCAGATGAAGAAATCACACACATAAAATTATTTGGGGCATTCAAATCATGAAGCCTTTCTCACACTCAATGCATGAGATGGAAGAAATGAGTCATGGCTTCTGTTGCTCACAAGCTAACAAGATATTCATAATTCAATAAGATTGTGAGGAATTAAATCCTCAAAATATACAAGATGCTGAATCATCTATTTAATTTAccatatttgctttttctctcttccaaatGATTACAAAGTTTATTAGGCCTAAAACCTTGAGTTTAATAACTGAGTTAGATTAATACATGATTGCAGGAATTCTCACCCAAGGAATTGCCTTTGCCATCTAATGGCAGTCCTAGAAAATAATTCCTCAAATTTTCTAACCACTTCTCCTTTTGTTCCTCAAACAGATGAATTTCCAAACTCTTACATGGCTCCTGGAAATTTCACCCGGGTCACTGAGTTTATCCTCACAGGTGTCTCAGACCGTCCAGAACTTCAGATTCcactcttctttgttttcctggtCATCTATGGACTGACTGTGGCAGGAAACCTGACCATTATCACTCTCACCAGTGTTGACTCTCGATTTCAGACtcctatgtattttttcctcCGACATTTGGCTATCATTAATCTTGGCAATTCTACTGTCATTGCCCCTAAAATGCTGATCaattttttggtaaagaagaaaaCCACCTTCTACTATGAATGTGCCACCCAGTTGGGAGGATTCTTGGTTTTCATTGTATCTGAGATTTTCACGTTagctgtgatggcctatgaccgctctGTGGCCGTCTGTAATCCCCTGCTCTACATGGTGGTGGTATCTGGGCGGATCTGCCTTCTGCTGGTATCCCTCACGTACCTCTATAGCTTTTCCACAGCCATTGTGGTTTCATCTGGTGTATTCTCTGTGTCTTATTGCTCTTCCAATGTAATCAATCATTTTTACTGTGACAATGTCCCTCTGTTAACATTGTCTTGCTCTGATCCTTATTTTCCAGAAACAGTAGTTGTCATATCTGCAGCTATAAATCTGTTTTTTTCCATGATTATAGTTCTCGTATCATATTTCAACATTGTTGTGTCCATTTTAAGGATACGttcatcagaaggaaggaaaaaagcctTTTCCACATGTGCTTCACATATGATAGCAGTTACAGTTTTCTATGGGACGCTGCTATTCATGTACTTGCAACCTCGAAGTAAACATTCATTGGATACTGATAAAGTGGCCTCCGTGTTTTATACACTGGTGATTCCAATGCTGAATCCCATGATCTACAGCCTGCGGAATAAGGATGTGAAGGCTGCCTTACACAGTTTTTTGACAAATCCATGCTCTTCTTTTAACTCAATGTGATCTTAGAACTCTATAGGTAAATGAAGAGAAGTTTAAGATAGACTACCATTGTGTAAGAGAAACCAAGGTTAGATTCTGGGAATTAAAAGGTGCTAGGATTGGGGAAGcagtgaattaaaaattaaactgaaggTGTTGGAGCTATGAGGTTGACATATACAACATGACATTATTCACTAGCTTTGCTAAAGATTATTCAGGTAGccagaatgaaagaaatatttccaggagtcaggagagatttaaattaatagaaaaattaaagttaaaatggtgcaacaaactggtacagccactatggaaaacagtatggagatttctcaaaaagttaaaaatagaaataccctatgacccagccatcccattactgggtatctatcctaagaacctgatatcagaaatctcaagagtccgttgcacccctatgttcatcgcagcattatttacaatagccaagacgtggaaccagcctacatgcccagaaactgatgattggataaagaagatgtggtatatatacacaatggaatactactcagcc
This sequence is a window from Equus caballus isolate H_3958 breed thoroughbred chromosome 12, TB-T2T, whole genome shotgun sequence. Protein-coding genes within it:
- the LOC138916805 gene encoding olfactory receptor 8J1-like, encoding MAPGNFTRVTEFILTGVSDRPELQIPLFFVFLVIYGLTVAGNLTIITLTSVDSRFQTPMYFFLRHLAIINLGNSTVIAPKMLINFLVKKKTTFYYECATQLGGFLVFIVSEIFTLAVMAYDRSVAVCNPLLYMVVVSGRICLLLVSLTYLYSFSTAIVVSSGVFSVSYCSSNVINHFYCDNVPLLTLSCSDPYFPETVVVISAAINLFFSMIIVLVSYFNIVVSILRIRSSEGRKKAFSTCASHMIAVTVFYGTLLFMYLQPRSKHSLDTDKVASVFYTLVIPMLNPMIYSLRNKDVKAALHSFLTNPCSSFNSM